A genomic region of Zea mays cultivar B73 chromosome 6, Zm-B73-REFERENCE-NAM-5.0, whole genome shotgun sequence contains the following coding sequences:
- the LOC100284398 gene encoding IAA16 - auxin-responsive Aux/IAA family member — protein MAWNGRFGDDEEGSGLELSLSLPGYFSGSPTQAAAGFEDKADGGSAAAAAAGRAKGSNGFKARPAAAAPVVGWPPVRAFRRNLASASSKPSRDPPPSHRGNESASVGAGGKAVEGGNKGLFVKVNMDGVPIGRKLDLGGHAGYDTLTAAVDHLFRGLLSAQTSGPGGERQAVAGILNGGGEYTLVYEDDEGDQMLVGDVPWQMFAATARRLRVLRSSDLNPSSLRAATRKRAAA, from the exons ATGGCTTGGAATGGCCGCTTCGGCGACGACGAGGAGGGGAGCGGCCTTGAGCTCAGCCTTAGCCTCCCGGGCTACTTCTCCGGATCGCCAACCCAAGCTGCAGCAG GTTTCGAGGACAAAGCAGACGGCggctctgctgctgctgctgctgctgggcgaGCAAAGGGAAGCAATGGCTTCAAGGCCAG GCCGGCGGCAGCTGCTCCGGTCGTGGGATGGCCGCCAGTGCGCGCGTTCCGGCGGAACCTCGCCTCGGCGTCCTCCAAGCCGTCCCGCGATCCGCCACCAAGCCACAgaggaaacgagtccgcgagcgtCGGCGCCGGCGGCAAGGCCGTCGAGGGCGGCAACAAGGGCCTGTTCGTCAAGGTCAACATGGACGGCGTGCccatcggccggaagctcgacctGGGCGGCCACGCCGGCTACGACACGCTAACCGCCGCCGTCGACCACCTCTTCCGCGGCCTCCTCTCCG CTCAAACGTCGGGACCAGGCGGCGAGCGGCAGGCGGTCGCGGGGATCCTGAACGGTGGCGGCGAGTACACGCTGGTGTACGAGGACGACGAGGGAGACCAGATGCTGGTCGGGGACGTGCCGTGGCA GATGTTCGCCGCCACCGCCAGGCGTCTGCGCGTGCTGCGGAGCTCCGATCTCAACCCCTCGTCG CTAAGGGCAGCGACCAGGAAGAGAGCTGCAGCTTAG